The proteins below are encoded in one region of Campylobacter rectus:
- a CDS encoding transaldolase translates to MFNNDINFSLWCDFIERDFLQNEFENLLQSGAINGVTSNPSIFKAAFLSGSYKDVINQMGKKYPKALYEALAVQDIKIAAIKLLKHYANGDDGFVSIEVDPGFCDNAAATVDEGARLHEQIGMPNVMIKIPATKAGFEAMSALTARGIAVNATLIFSPEQAVACLDAFEEGVKAYEKKFPLTPLPKSVISIFVSRFDRLLDEKMRENSLPTGQIGIMNATKIYKIIENKSLPTTRALFASTGVKGDELAKDYYVKELMYQNAVNTAPLDTIKAFIAGKNEPKTAVSDDSIEKFFGVIKRADIDMEKVYKDLLNDGLKQFVAAFEEIMKALK, encoded by the coding sequence ATGTTTAATAACGATATAAATTTTTCATTGTGGTGCGACTTTATCGAGCGCGACTTTTTGCAAAACGAGTTTGAAAATTTGCTCCAAAGCGGCGCGATTAACGGCGTGACCTCAAATCCGTCCATATTTAAAGCCGCGTTTTTATCGGGCTCCTATAAAGACGTCATCAATCAAATGGGCAAAAAATACCCGAAAGCGCTTTACGAGGCGCTTGCGGTGCAAGACATCAAGATAGCCGCGATCAAACTCTTGAAGCATTATGCAAACGGCGACGACGGCTTTGTGAGTATCGAGGTCGATCCAGGCTTTTGCGATAACGCCGCAGCTACGGTGGATGAGGGCGCTAGGCTGCACGAGCAGATCGGCATGCCAAACGTTATGATCAAAATCCCGGCGACAAAAGCGGGCTTTGAGGCGATGAGCGCTCTAACCGCACGCGGTATCGCGGTAAATGCGACGCTGATTTTCTCGCCTGAGCAAGCCGTAGCGTGTTTGGACGCTTTTGAAGAGGGCGTAAAGGCCTATGAGAAAAAATTTCCTCTAACGCCGCTGCCAAAAAGCGTGATTAGCATTTTTGTTAGCAGGTTTGACCGCTTGCTAGATGAAAAAATGCGCGAAAACTCGCTACCGACGGGGCAAATCGGCATAATGAACGCGACTAAAATTTACAAAATCATAGAAAATAAAAGCTTGCCTACGACAAGAGCGCTTTTTGCTAGCACGGGCGTAAAAGGCGATGAGCTGGCGAAGGATTATTACGTAAAAGAGCTGATGTATCAAAATGCCGTAAATACGGCTCCGCTTGACACCATTAAAGCCTTTATCGCAGGCAAAAACGAACCTAAAACCGCCGTCAGCGACGACAGTATAGAGAAATTTTTCGGCGTGATAAAAAGAGCCGATATAGATATGGAAAAGGTCTATAAAGACCTGTTAAACGATGGTTTAAAGCAGTTTGTGGCGGCATTTGAAGAGATAATGAAAGCGCTAAAATAA
- the serB gene encoding phosphoserine phosphatase SerB: MIKLCVFDFDSTLMDGETIDFLAAAKGVGDEVSEITAKAMAGELDFFESLTRRVSLLKGLELAKVDEICSNLPLMPGAADLIAHLKSKDIKVVVFSGGFHSGTDRAQEKLKFDASFANILHHKDGILTGLVGGEMMFGFSKGAMLANLQKMLGISKEQTMSVGDGANDLSMFEHSNLKIAFCAKQILRRAATCCVDKKDLREIINLI; this comes from the coding sequence TTGATAAAACTTTGCGTATTTGATTTTGATTCGACCTTGATGGACGGCGAGACGATAGATTTTCTAGCCGCGGCAAAAGGCGTCGGCGATGAAGTTAGCGAAATAACGGCAAAGGCGATGGCGGGCGAGCTTGATTTTTTCGAGAGTTTGACGCGCCGCGTATCGCTTTTAAAAGGGCTTGAGCTTGCCAAAGTAGATGAAATTTGCTCAAATTTGCCGCTCATGCCTGGAGCCGCCGATCTGATCGCGCATCTAAAAAGCAAGGATATCAAGGTCGTAGTTTTTAGCGGAGGATTTCACTCAGGCACGGACAGAGCGCAAGAGAAGCTAAAATTTGACGCTAGCTTTGCAAATATCTTGCATCATAAAGACGGCATCCTAACCGGACTCGTGGGCGGCGAGATGATGTTTGGCTTTTCAAAGGGCGCGATGCTTGCAAATTTGCAAAAAATGCTCGGTATCTCAAAAGAACAGACGATGAGCGTGGGCGACGGAGCCAACGACCTATCTATGTTCGAGCATTCAAATTTAAAAATCGCGTTTTGCGCGAAGCAAATTTTAAGGCGGGCCGCAACTTGTTGCGTGGATAAAAAAGATTTGCGCGAGATCATAAATTTGATATAA
- a CDS encoding chemotaxis protein CheW, whose product MNDKLNQVLKRQKRQVIDPSEKEREEIVQLVGFIVGDEEYAIPILNIQEIIKPIEYTRVPSVPDYVLGVFNLRGSVIPLIDLRKKFSLNAAKPSASTRYIVMKEGDNVAGFVIDRLTEAIRIRQNRIDPPPETLLKDKGMIYGIGKRDNNILTILKVEALLKRDF is encoded by the coding sequence ATGAATGATAAACTAAATCAGGTTCTAAAAAGACAGAAAAGACAGGTGATAGATCCGAGCGAAAAAGAGCGCGAGGAGATCGTCCAACTAGTCGGTTTCATCGTAGGCGACGAGGAGTATGCGATACCTATTTTAAACATCCAAGAGATAATTAAACCCATCGAATACACCCGCGTGCCTAGCGTGCCGGACTACGTTTTAGGCGTGTTCAATCTGCGCGGTAGCGTCATCCCGCTAATCGATTTAAGAAAGAAATTTTCTCTAAATGCCGCAAAACCGAGTGCAAGTACGAGGTATATCGTGATGAAAGAGGGCGATAATGTCGCGGGCTTCGTTATCGACAGGCTAACGGAGGCGATTAGGATACGACAAAACAGGATCGATCCGCCGCCCGAAACGCTTTTAAAAGATAAAGGTATGATTTACGGCATCGGCAAAAGAGATAACAACATCCTTACTATTTTAAAAGTCGAAGCGCTGCTAAAACGCGATTTCTAG